In one Hyphomicrobium sp. 99 genomic region, the following are encoded:
- a CDS encoding peroxiredoxin has translation MENTGTIGDRPLRIGDLAPNFRARTTHGEMSLDQFRGKWVVFFSHPADFTPVCTSEFVALAKAAPRFAEMDCALLGLSVDSLFSHVAWLNAIRELSGVEIPFPVVEDPSMAIGRAYGMLDENAADSSAVRAAYFIDPKGVIRAMNWYPMSVGRSVKEMLRMVAALRRSYTGEALTPADWQPGDDILVPPVVPEGRLTAALPRDWFHRLKADR, from the coding sequence ATGGAAAACACAGGAACGATAGGTGATCGGCCTCTTCGCATTGGGGATTTGGCCCCAAATTTCCGTGCTCGTACGACGCACGGGGAGATGAGCCTCGATCAGTTTCGCGGAAAATGGGTGGTGTTCTTCTCGCACCCAGCCGACTTCACGCCGGTCTGCACCAGCGAATTCGTGGCCTTGGCCAAGGCGGCGCCGCGCTTCGCCGAGATGGACTGCGCCTTGCTCGGGTTGTCCGTTGACAGCCTGTTTTCTCACGTCGCGTGGCTGAACGCGATTAGGGAGCTATCGGGTGTCGAGATTCCGTTTCCTGTCGTCGAGGATCCCTCGATGGCGATCGGGCGCGCCTATGGGATGCTCGATGAAAACGCGGCGGATTCGTCCGCCGTTCGCGCAGCGTATTTCATCGATCCCAAAGGCGTCATCCGCGCTATGAACTGGTATCCGATGAGCGTCGGACGATCCGTCAAGGAGATGCTTCGCATGGTGGCGGCGCTCCGTCGCTCTTATACCGGAGAAGCGCTCACTCCCGCCGATTGGCAGCCCGGCGACGATATCCTTGTTCCGCCGGTCGTGCCCGAGGGCCGCTTGACGGCGGCTTTGCCGCGCGACTGGTTCCATCGTTTGAAGGCCGACAGATGA
- a CDS encoding helix-turn-helix transcriptional regulator, producing MSALFQSRELADAATEKIRVFAQPQRLMILSYLLDGERGVAEIEKATGIGQPTLSQQLAELRRADLVVTRREAKLVYYRLASDSVVLCVRTLEAMFGRDEIVGLTEEQPQPSRRAVKPSAQTVEPSTGAAAFARII from the coding sequence ATGAGTGCGCTTTTCCAGTCTCGCGAACTCGCGGATGCTGCGACCGAAAAAATTCGGGTCTTTGCGCAGCCTCAGCGTCTCATGATCCTTTCTTATCTCCTCGACGGCGAGCGCGGGGTGGCAGAAATCGAGAAAGCAACGGGCATTGGCCAGCCAACGCTCAGTCAGCAACTCGCAGAGCTTCGCCGTGCGGATCTCGTCGTCACGCGCCGCGAAGCCAAGCTGGTCTACTATCGCCTCGCGAGCGACAGCGTGGTGCTTTGCGTGCGTACGCTCGAAGCGATGTTCGGTCGTGATGAGATCGTCGGGCTGACAGAAGAACAGCCTCAGCCGAGCCGGCGCGCCGTCAAGCCTTCGGCTCAGACTGTGGAGCCTTCAACCGGAGCGGCGGCCTTCGCGAGGATTATTTAA
- a CDS encoding phosphoethanolamine transferase codes for MREYMPQNFVARIFVFCGDAVGNLKIAGVNILLLFLLHRVERYAPNGPFAFAAGTVASILVIGWTVGIFVRLRAARLPMLGFYFLLLAFGAGVEYYNFGYHGLINPWLVLIGSLFALHLVGSGLLEKHPLLQAAFSTIFAAAAGFWVFAVFCYNLYFGVPISSQVSAAVLGTTLFEAREFIADNFDYPIGVVLLGYTLIVLALNFAQYRVNRPHVGVSTISAIAIVALVQLACFHKPAGLYAATIGYAFTYFKQLRALHAIERARQDAVPSISARKLAKGETYVLVIGESQARGHMSLYGYERKTTPWMDDQVCSENWARFTHSYSNYVQTVPALSLALTAANQYNGKNYIASPSILDVARSAGFRTYWLSNQQGLGTYDNPITAIANTADVYVKINHRVDGGSLSDFPDIELVSRLRDLKRQINPDENNLIVLHLMGSHQDYCRRFPSNFSRFSDTPNSAHAGTAGWFDWFADTASARRKKTDCYDDSVAFTDLVLSQIFSEAKQLSGFRAFVYLPDHAEGIDEGRAHDPQMFTFEMTHIPLIVWLSDAFTKASAGRTAALRNHRDAVWTNDLLYELILGLTGIEAEDYDPRYDLSSERYSLDWDSALTQHGAKKVEADPTRLATSQRSSVSSCQQTVSR; via the coding sequence TTGCGCGAATACATGCCCCAAAATTTTGTAGCGCGCATTTTCGTCTTTTGCGGCGACGCGGTGGGAAACCTCAAAATTGCAGGGGTGAATATCCTGCTTCTTTTCCTTCTGCACAGAGTCGAACGTTACGCCCCGAACGGACCGTTCGCATTTGCTGCTGGAACCGTCGCTTCGATACTCGTTATCGGTTGGACTGTGGGCATTTTCGTCCGCCTTCGGGCTGCGCGATTGCCGATGCTTGGCTTCTATTTTTTGCTTCTCGCGTTCGGCGCGGGCGTTGAATATTACAATTTCGGTTATCATGGCCTCATCAATCCTTGGCTCGTTCTCATCGGTTCACTTTTTGCTCTCCACCTCGTTGGAAGCGGACTACTGGAAAAGCATCCTCTTCTGCAGGCCGCTTTTTCAACGATATTTGCTGCGGCGGCGGGATTCTGGGTGTTTGCGGTATTTTGCTATAATCTATACTTCGGAGTTCCTATTTCCAGTCAGGTGAGCGCGGCTGTTTTGGGGACGACACTGTTCGAGGCTCGCGAGTTTATCGCGGACAATTTCGACTATCCGATCGGCGTCGTGTTATTGGGCTATACGCTCATCGTACTTGCCCTCAATTTTGCACAATATCGGGTAAACCGACCGCACGTCGGCGTATCGACAATAAGCGCCATAGCCATTGTCGCGCTGGTTCAGCTGGCCTGTTTCCACAAGCCCGCCGGGCTGTACGCGGCAACCATCGGCTACGCCTTCACCTATTTCAAACAACTCAGAGCCCTCCACGCCATTGAGAGAGCGCGTCAAGATGCGGTCCCATCGATAAGCGCTCGCAAGCTTGCGAAGGGGGAGACTTATGTCCTCGTCATCGGCGAATCCCAAGCGCGGGGACACATGAGCCTTTACGGCTATGAAAGGAAAACGACGCCCTGGATGGACGACCAAGTCTGTAGCGAAAATTGGGCTCGCTTCACTCACTCCTATTCCAATTATGTTCAGACAGTACCTGCTCTAAGTTTGGCCCTCACGGCCGCCAATCAGTACAATGGCAAAAACTATATAGCGTCGCCATCGATTCTCGATGTCGCGAGATCGGCTGGATTTCGGACATATTGGCTTAGCAATCAACAGGGCTTGGGAACGTACGATAATCCCATAACGGCCATTGCGAACACGGCGGATGTTTATGTGAAGATAAATCATCGCGTTGACGGCGGAAGCCTCAGTGACTTTCCTGACATTGAACTCGTATCCAGACTCCGCGACTTGAAGAGGCAAATTAATCCCGATGAAAACAATCTGATCGTGCTTCACCTGATGGGGAGCCACCAGGATTATTGCCGTCGTTTTCCTTCGAACTTTTCTCGGTTCTCCGATACGCCGAACTCAGCGCATGCTGGTACGGCTGGATGGTTCGACTGGTTTGCCGACACCGCAAGCGCGCGCCGTAAGAAAACTGATTGCTACGACGACAGCGTCGCTTTCACAGACCTAGTGCTGTCCCAAATATTTTCTGAAGCAAAGCAGCTTTCCGGCTTTCGCGCGTTCGTTTACCTACCCGATCACGCCGAAGGTATTGATGAGGGTCGGGCCCACGATCCTCAAATGTTTACGTTCGAGATGACCCACATTCCTCTTATCGTTTGGCTTTCTGACGCGTTTACAAAAGCGAGTGCTGGACGAACAGCAGCGTTGCGAAATCACCGCGATGCGGTCTGGACGAACGACTTGCTTTACGAACTGATTTTGGGACTAACCGGGATCGAGGCGGAAGACTACGATCCTCGCTATGATCTGTCATCGGAACGCTACAGTCTCGATTGGGACTCGGCTCTCACCCAACACGGAGCAAAAAAAGTCGAAGCCGATCCAACCCGTTTAGCAACTTCGCAGCGCTCTTCAGTTTCATCATGTCAGCAGACCGTCTCGCGTTGA
- a CDS encoding formate dehydrogenase subunit delta, whose amino-acid sequence MERAHLIQMANQITEYFEVYPKPEALDGIAKHIHNTWERRMRDAMKNIIDAGGDDLKPLFLEAMGDYFKGPKSEGRRATVNPREHAPGGAQPSFANGGGDAG is encoded by the coding sequence ATGGAACGCGCGCATCTCATTCAAATGGCCAATCAGATAACCGAGTACTTCGAGGTTTATCCCAAGCCCGAGGCCCTGGATGGCATCGCCAAGCACATCCACAATACCTGGGAGCGGCGGATGCGTGACGCTATGAAGAACATTATTGATGCTGGAGGCGACGATCTAAAGCCGCTCTTTCTCGAAGCCATGGGCGATTATTTCAAAGGGCCAAAGTCCGAAGGAAGACGCGCGACAGTCAATCCGCGCGAGCACGCGCCAGGCGGCGCCCAACCAAGCTTTGCCAACGGCGGGGGCGACGCGGGCTGA
- a CDS encoding HdeA/HdeB family chaperone — protein MKSVFLSVLSSLLLWAVFPLAAVAEQIDVSTISCEKLASAYEAKTPSDLSFVNGILNWMGGYHATVDQGTVVDWDKLSDAFDKTVVFCSEHPGVGVLSASEKFMGENIEDASPKSYDLAIVTCESALTNKDVLKNIGDTFMWLAGYHASYNNGSTMLDVEKFIKQTSDIADYCEANPKASLVTAAEKFMSESE, from the coding sequence ATGAAGAGTGTCTTCCTTTCCGTTTTATCGTCGCTGTTGTTATGGGCAGTCTTCCCGCTCGCAGCGGTAGCCGAGCAGATCGACGTATCGACAATCAGTTGCGAGAAGCTGGCATCTGCCTATGAAGCGAAGACCCCGAGCGACCTGTCATTCGTCAACGGCATTCTGAATTGGATGGGCGGCTACCACGCCACGGTAGATCAAGGTACCGTCGTCGATTGGGACAAGCTGTCGGACGCTTTCGACAAAACAGTCGTATTTTGCTCCGAACATCCCGGAGTTGGCGTGCTGTCGGCGAGCGAAAAGTTCATGGGCGAAAATATCGAAGACGCGAGCCCCAAGAGCTACGACCTGGCAATCGTCACCTGCGAGTCAGCTCTGACGAACAAAGACGTCCTGAAAAACATCGGCGATACGTTCATGTGGCTGGCCGGCTATCACGCTAGCTACAACAATGGCTCGACGATGCTGGATGTTGAGAAATTCATCAAGCAGACGAGTGACATCGCCGACTATTGCGAGGCCAATCCCAAGGCGAGCTTGGTAACGGCCGCCGAGAAATTCATGAGCGAAAGCGAGTAG
- a CDS encoding cytochrome-c peroxidase, which translates to MKRSLPRGRIRTTEKCNLTYSPFNPTTNPTGNPFHANGLIYRKVEPRQTPTTVNAVYNFRQFWDGRANSQFNGVDPFGPRTFAPLDPVTLVGNPNAAGAGILVQSGKTLALTKPLIDNASLASQAVGPPLSDFEMSCAGKTFADLGAKLLPIRPLSTQVVHPQDSLFSKTPSLIPSSSQTGLKTTYKALVEKAFYPQYWTVSGKFTVDSATGSIKVDFVKGHTQEELNFSLFWGLAIQAYEQLLISDDAPFDHGPAAMSQQAVAGMAIFEGKGKCVACHNGPLLSGATVTSLSTESPKSIEGMLMGDGRPGIYDSGFYNIGARPTSEDLGVGATDPYGFDLSFTRQFKWRLLNQKNKSLDRFEVRPCEFETPIFTPCDNLPSLTDPTTAPRDAVDGSFKVPILRNVGLNPPYFHNGGQATLKDVVRFYNRGGDRRGPLDADTTGLATPTPFGVINNTNLDPDIGDASATSTNNSLGLTDEEEEDLVQFLLSLTDNRVACHSGVFDHPSLPIASGQMDAAKAKTQQAKDVVVTLPAVGQQGLKVCFPNSGDLFGTLNASDPRRLQDVFTQVVK; encoded by the coding sequence GTGAAACGCAGCCTCCCGAGGGGCCGAATTCGCACGACCGAGAAGTGCAATCTGACCTACAGCCCGTTCAATCCCACGACCAATCCAACGGGAAACCCCTTTCACGCGAACGGTCTCATTTATCGCAAGGTCGAGCCACGTCAGACTCCAACAACCGTAAACGCCGTCTACAATTTCAGGCAGTTCTGGGATGGCCGCGCGAACAGTCAGTTCAACGGTGTTGATCCTTTCGGGCCGAGAACGTTCGCACCGTTGGATCCGGTCACCTTAGTCGGTAATCCCAATGCAGCCGGCGCGGGCATACTTGTTCAATCCGGTAAAACTCTGGCGCTGACAAAGCCTCTCATCGACAACGCGAGCCTCGCGTCTCAGGCGGTCGGGCCGCCGCTGAGCGACTTCGAAATGTCCTGCGCCGGAAAGACGTTTGCCGATCTTGGGGCAAAGCTCTTGCCGATTCGGCCCCTGTCGACGCAGGTCGTCCATCCTCAGGATAGTCTCTTTAGTAAAACCCCCTCTCTCATTCCGTCCTCGTCGCAAACCGGATTGAAAACGACATACAAAGCCCTCGTCGAAAAGGCCTTCTACCCGCAGTACTGGACAGTATCTGGAAAGTTCACCGTCGATTCCGCGACGGGCAGCATCAAGGTCGATTTCGTCAAAGGTCATACGCAGGAAGAACTGAACTTCTCGCTCTTTTGGGGGCTTGCAATCCAGGCCTACGAGCAGCTGCTTATCTCGGATGACGCGCCATTCGATCACGGCCCGGCGGCAATGAGTCAGCAAGCGGTCGCCGGCATGGCGATTTTCGAAGGCAAAGGAAAGTGCGTCGCCTGTCACAATGGTCCGCTTCTCTCTGGAGCAACAGTGACCAGCCTTTCAACCGAGTCCCCTAAATCGATTGAAGGCATGCTGATGGGCGACGGACGTCCGGGTATCTACGACTCGGGTTTTTATAATATCGGTGCGCGACCGACCTCCGAAGACCTAGGTGTCGGTGCCACAGATCCATACGGCTTCGACCTGTCATTCACTCGCCAATTCAAGTGGCGTCTGCTGAATCAAAAGAACAAATCCTTAGACCGCTTTGAGGTAAGGCCTTGCGAATTCGAAACACCAATCTTCACGCCTTGCGACAATCTCCCGTCGCTGACAGATCCCACAACCGCTCCGCGCGACGCTGTCGATGGATCATTCAAGGTTCCGATTCTGCGCAACGTTGGTCTCAACCCGCCATATTTTCACAACGGGGGCCAAGCGACGCTGAAGGATGTTGTTCGCTTCTATAATCGTGGTGGCGATCGTCGCGGCCCGCTCGATGCCGACACGACTGGGCTGGCAACGCCCACGCCATTCGGCGTAATCAACAATACCAATCTGGACCCGGATATCGGCGATGCGAGCGCGACATCGACGAATAATTCGCTCGGTTTAACCGATGAGGAGGAAGAAGACCTCGTTCAATTCTTGCTTTCGCTGACTGATAATCGCGTGGCATGCCATTCCGGAGTCTTTGATCATCCCTCCCTGCCGATTGCGAGCGGCCAAATGGATGCGGCCAAAGCTAAAACTCAACAGGCCAAGGATGTCGTCGTCACCTTGCCGGCGGTTGGGCAACAAGGTTTGAAAGTTTGTTTCCCGAACTCCGGGGATCTCTTTGGAACGCTGAATGCTTCAGATCCCCGCCGCCTTCAGGACGTATTTACTCAGGTTGTAAAATGA
- a CDS encoding sensor histidine kinase encodes MGAKFDRSASESACSQRAGYVARLKNSPHRLGAIFATAFFFTATAIGFFIDSNIEARVIENASLTAAHFIEGFLEPLVQSLVLGPSLTNEERASLDKLLINPSFRKNVVNLRIWHPDGTIVYSDERALEGIKYELHEQLRGAFRGEVTTELSEAPQDPVTGKHDFTVPIVEVHAPLRALGTSPVIGAAEFFMDADELSKDLRKARKYSSAFAGLFSILALIAALAVLREIRTRPARRKSVIAKNLLAADILRNQMEQDEKAVAKTSDDRKSKSMGEVMADLHDGPAQLLALALLKLDALGLSSDAPTPKAAIDAVRGVTGDALKEIRNILRKSTNPELENLTLQQVFTFAAQLHEDRTRSSVALNIGSLPAVNSDLSACLFQFTREALNNAFWHAGGKGQSLRAEYDGRQLTVEIRDEGKQFTYRNAQDDRIGFGLLGMADRIKSKGGVLEIYPSSGEGTRLVAKFVIQEDVITALARA; translated from the coding sequence ATGGGCGCCAAATTTGATCGCAGCGCTTCGGAAAGTGCGTGCTCACAACGTGCTGGCTATGTGGCAAGATTGAAAAACTCGCCGCATCGCCTGGGCGCGATTTTTGCCACGGCATTTTTTTTTACAGCGACTGCCATCGGCTTCTTCATCGATTCAAATATTGAGGCTCGCGTTATCGAAAACGCCTCTTTAACTGCAGCACATTTCATCGAGGGCTTTCTCGAGCCGCTGGTTCAATCCCTCGTATTGGGGCCAAGTCTGACGAATGAAGAAAGAGCATCTCTCGACAAGTTGCTCATCAATCCCTCTTTTCGCAAGAACGTCGTCAACCTCAGAATCTGGCATCCCGACGGCACGATCGTTTACAGCGATGAAAGGGCACTTGAGGGAATCAAGTACGAACTTCACGAGCAACTGCGTGGTGCGTTCAGGGGCGAAGTCACGACCGAGCTGAGCGAAGCCCCTCAGGACCCGGTGACCGGCAAGCACGATTTTACCGTTCCAATTGTGGAAGTTCACGCCCCGCTGCGTGCGCTCGGTACCTCGCCGGTCATCGGTGCGGCCGAATTCTTCATGGATGCCGATGAGCTATCCAAAGACTTGCGGAAAGCGAGGAAATATAGTTCGGCCTTCGCCGGGCTTTTTTCGATACTCGCGCTCATCGCTGCGTTAGCCGTGCTGCGCGAAATACGAACACGACCCGCGCGCCGGAAGAGTGTCATTGCGAAAAATCTGTTGGCGGCCGATATCCTTCGCAATCAAATGGAGCAAGACGAAAAAGCTGTCGCCAAAACTTCGGATGACCGCAAGTCGAAGTCGATGGGAGAAGTCATGGCGGATCTGCACGATGGCCCGGCACAGCTTCTGGCCCTTGCGTTATTGAAGCTCGATGCACTCGGACTTTCTTCCGATGCCCCAACGCCGAAAGCAGCGATCGATGCCGTGCGCGGGGTGACGGGCGATGCCTTGAAGGAAATCCGCAATATCTTGCGGAAGTCGACAAATCCGGAACTCGAAAATTTGACACTTCAACAGGTATTCACGTTCGCCGCGCAGCTACACGAGGATCGTACGCGCAGCTCCGTCGCGCTCAATATTGGTTCTCTGCCAGCGGTCAACAGCGATCTGTCCGCATGCCTGTTTCAATTCACGCGCGAGGCCTTGAATAATGCCTTTTGGCACGCCGGTGGAAAGGGGCAATCGTTGCGTGCCGAATACGATGGCCGCCAGCTGACTGTCGAAATACGCGACGAAGGCAAGCAATTCACATATCGTAATGCCCAAGATGATCGCATCGGGTTTGGCCTCTTAGGCATGGCCGATCGAATAAAGTCAAAGGGTGGTGTTCTGGAAATTTATCCCTCGTCTGGAGAAGGGACGCGTCTCGTCGCGAAATTCGTTATCCAGGAAGACGTCATAACCGCGCTTGCGCGTGCATGA
- a CDS encoding ATP-binding protein, protein MIREGSLSLRLLAAWLVFLLLTLPMAALGLQALFERSIDRGAISDLTTDLNLIADSIEIDPSGNVNLVDVPAHPNFLLAYGHRYWQLSEDGKPLLRSPSLWAETLSPTQPSQFGALTVSRFSGPNDQSLLGLAEIVRAPSHNDRAFEIVTAIDYEEILVARHSFSNDVWIGVAVVFLLIILAAMAQVFIGLKPLKALRESLTAVRNGSARRIEGNFPTEIAPLISETNDLLAARDDALAAASARAANLAHGLKTPLAVMAALSRQLRRDGAFKPAMEFEKQLEAMRWHVERELALSRPRFFEPAAHSQIDAATEISGIVSALKKLARSEELNWNVSINPSLPLTIDRADFSDIMGNVLDNAQKWARHQVLVEASQTANSILLTVDDDGPGVEDEQIDRIVQRGERADPTVPGSGLGLAIASELIFLYGGQLRLSRSSLGGLRAAITLNQA, encoded by the coding sequence GTGATACGGGAAGGATCGCTCAGCCTCAGACTGCTGGCGGCGTGGCTGGTGTTCCTTCTGTTGACGTTGCCCATGGCGGCGCTTGGCCTGCAGGCTCTTTTTGAACGGAGTATCGATCGGGGCGCGATATCCGATCTGACCACCGACCTTAATCTCATTGCCGATTCAATCGAGATCGATCCGTCGGGAAATGTAAATCTCGTCGATGTGCCGGCACACCCCAACTTTCTGCTGGCTTACGGGCACCGATATTGGCAACTCTCGGAGGACGGCAAGCCTCTCCTCCGGTCACCCTCGCTGTGGGCGGAAACCCTTAGCCCTACGCAGCCCTCGCAATTCGGCGCGCTTACAGTCAGCCGCTTCTCAGGGCCTAACGACCAATCCTTGCTGGGTCTCGCCGAGATCGTCCGAGCCCCTAGCCACAACGACCGGGCTTTTGAGATCGTCACGGCGATCGATTACGAAGAAATACTGGTCGCACGACATAGCTTTTCGAATGACGTCTGGATTGGCGTCGCGGTGGTCTTTCTACTGATCATTCTTGCGGCAATGGCCCAAGTCTTTATCGGCCTGAAACCCCTCAAGGCCCTGCGGGAATCATTGACTGCCGTGAGAAACGGCAGCGCGCGCAGAATCGAGGGCAATTTTCCAACAGAGATCGCACCTCTCATATCGGAAACGAACGACCTGCTCGCCGCCCGAGACGACGCCCTCGCTGCCGCAAGCGCCCGGGCCGCCAATCTCGCACATGGCCTGAAAACGCCGTTGGCGGTTATGGCCGCCCTCAGCCGGCAGTTGAGACGCGATGGAGCTTTCAAACCAGCTATGGAGTTCGAAAAACAATTGGAAGCCATGAGATGGCATGTCGAACGGGAGCTCGCCCTTTCGCGCCCCCGATTTTTTGAACCCGCGGCTCATTCACAGATCGATGCCGCTACTGAAATATCCGGAATCGTAAGCGCCCTGAAGAAGCTAGCCCGAAGCGAAGAGCTTAATTGGAACGTGTCGATCAACCCATCGCTGCCATTGACGATCGATCGCGCAGATTTCAGCGACATCATGGGGAACGTTCTGGACAACGCTCAGAAATGGGCACGACATCAGGTCTTGGTTGAAGCCAGTCAGACTGCGAATTCCATTCTTCTGACTGTCGATGATGATGGTCCAGGCGTGGAAGACGAACAGATCGACCGTATTGTCCAGCGCGGCGAGCGGGCGGATCCAACGGTCCCCGGCAGCGGACTCGGGCTAGCCATCGCCAGCGAGCTGATTTTTCTGTACGGTGGTCAATTGCGGTTATCGCGGAGTTCACTGGGGGGATTGCGAGCGGCAATAACGCTCAATCAAGCCTGA
- a CDS encoding response regulator transcription factor, translating to MKILVVEDEPTIAEDIRSSLAEAGYIVETCDSGQDALLLGSTETYSAVILDLGLPKLDGLTILKRWRTDGRSMPVVVLTARASWVERVEGINAGADDYLAKPFQMPELLARLGAVLRRGNHHHTSTIIAGPLRLDTAAMNVTVGGRNIHVTPFEFRLLSHLLHHLGKVISREELKEHVYGHNDGRDVNAIEAMIARLRRKLGIDIIETRRGQGYVVDASP from the coding sequence ATGAAAATCTTGGTCGTCGAAGATGAGCCAACGATTGCTGAAGACATCCGGTCGAGCCTCGCCGAAGCAGGTTACATCGTCGAAACATGCGATAGCGGCCAGGACGCGCTACTACTCGGATCAACCGAGACCTATAGCGCTGTCATTCTCGATCTCGGACTTCCCAAACTTGACGGTCTCACCATTCTCAAGCGTTGGCGCACAGACGGACGATCGATGCCGGTCGTCGTACTGACCGCGCGCGCATCCTGGGTCGAGCGCGTCGAAGGTATCAACGCCGGCGCGGATGACTATTTGGCGAAGCCTTTTCAGATGCCGGAGCTCTTGGCTCGGTTGGGCGCCGTTCTGCGCCGCGGCAATCATCATCATACGTCGACCATCATTGCCGGACCGTTGCGACTAGATACGGCTGCGATGAACGTGACGGTCGGGGGGAGGAATATTCACGTTACTCCTTTCGAGTTTCGGCTTCTAAGCCATCTCTTGCATCATTTGGGCAAGGTCATCTCTCGGGAGGAGCTTAAAGAGCACGTTTATGGCCACAACGACGGACGCGACGTCAACGCCATCGAGGCCATGATCGCACGCCTTCGACGGAAGCTCGGCATTGACATCATCGAGACACGCCGGGGCCAAGGTTACGTAGTGGACGCATCGCCGTGA
- a CDS encoding response regulator transcription factor, with protein sequence MANTRIAVVDDHPLLRAGVIHSLKTAGDFEVIAEGGSAHDAIAIAQNQHPDAILLDVNMPGSGLEAALQISKAHPKIRLIMLTVCDLDDSVATCLEAGVAGYILKGTSPSELVRVVRSVCEGESYVTPALAARILTKIRVRSVPKTTSPQNDLTSREEAVLNQLALGLKNKEIARVLSLSEKTVKHYMTSIMQKLQVRSRLEAALRVKERSL encoded by the coding sequence GTGGCCAATACGCGTATTGCGGTCGTTGACGACCATCCCCTATTGCGGGCCGGCGTAATCCATTCCCTTAAAACCGCCGGAGACTTCGAGGTCATTGCTGAAGGCGGGAGCGCCCACGACGCCATTGCAATTGCCCAGAATCAGCATCCCGACGCGATATTGTTGGACGTCAATATGCCTGGGTCGGGCCTCGAAGCAGCCTTGCAGATTTCGAAGGCTCATCCAAAAATCCGCCTCATCATGCTCACTGTCTGCGACCTGGACGATAGCGTCGCGACGTGCCTTGAGGCAGGCGTAGCGGGTTATATTCTCAAGGGAACGAGCCCTTCGGAACTGGTTCGCGTCGTCCGGAGCGTGTGCGAGGGCGAATCCTACGTGACGCCGGCGCTCGCTGCACGCATCTTGACAAAAATCCGCGTGCGTTCTGTTCCGAAGACGACCTCCCCGCAAAACGATCTCACATCGCGGGAAGAAGCGGTTCTCAATCAATTGGCCCTCGGCCTCAAGAACAAGGAAATCGCTCGCGTCCTCTCGCTCAGCGAGAAGACCGTCAAGCATTACATGACAAGTATTATGCAGAAGCTACAGGTTCGTAGCCGCCTCGAAGCCGCGCTGCGGGTTAAGGAAAGATCGCTCTAA